One Cucumis sativus cultivar 9930 chromosome 1, Cucumber_9930_V3, whole genome shotgun sequence DNA segment encodes these proteins:
- the LOC101213700 gene encoding uncharacterized protein LOC101213700 isoform X2, with amino-acid sequence MMKFKKGSKLKILSKKKVPLGTQCSMEALRSNGPNYIAGHVKSKGVDNHAMVKQVSENVIMPCHTHLDLSGAWAPGDVVEVFDNNSWKLATVSEVLGKMHILVRLLGSSQEFKVRKTDIRARQSWKDDDTAWVMVGKGSKNFNGGELHANLILNHSHDSTSQVQKTNSRTTLWKKDDCSAIRNQNVQDNYNVKILKRSTDCSSRAIYGANHKVRLIEKEGRYVKVVVANPTELPKLQVDPVSYPRDSLGERQRAASLNHRLGGYLELDIKGKELAASPVRELNDADSIICSVGSCSISSDNSSEMPCDVSGGVTDQIAGHFCDDRSPHQSGYEGHCLPTNEELAAEIHRLVKIEIGVFSMPSDGECSKGYTLNLSITLYIQLGIQNQLHNHHSPRQIFGFI; translated from the exons ATgatgaaattcaaaaaagggagtaagttgaaaatattgagCAAAAAGAAGGTGCCTTTAGGAACACAATGTTCTATGGAAGCATTAAGAAGCAATGGCCCCAACTATATAGCTGGACATGTTAAGTCTAAGGGTGTCGACAACCATGCTATGGTGAAGCAGGTGTCTGAAAATGTCATCATGCCCTGCCACACTCATTTAGACCTTTCAGGGGCTTGGGCTCCGGGTGATGTTGTAGAGGTGTTTGATAACAACTCATGGAAATTGGCCACAGTCTCTGAGGTTTTGGGGAAAATGCACATTCTTGTCAGATTACTTGGATCCTCTCAGGAGTTTAAAGTCAGGAAAACCGATATTCGGGCTAGACAATCATGGAAAGATGATGATACTGCATGGGTTATGGTTGGAAAG GgaagtaaaaattttaatggaGGGGAGCTCCATGCCAATCTAATTTTGAACCACAGTCACGATTCAACCTCTCAAGTTCAGAAGACAAACTCAAGGACAACTCTGTGGAAAAAAGATGACTGTTCTGCTATTAGGAACCAAAATGTTCAAGATAACTACAATGTGAAAATTCTGAAGAGATCAACTGATTGCTCGTCTAGAGCAATTTATGGAGCTAACCATAAAGTTAGATTGATTGAGAAAGAGGGCAGATATGTTAAGGTGGTTGTTGCAAATCCAACTGAGTTACCTAAACTGCAGGTTGATCCTGTTTCTTATCCTAGAGATTCTCTGGGTGAAAGACAGAGGGCTGCATCGCTGAATCACCGACTGGGTGGGTATTTGGAATTGGATATCAAGGGTAAGGAACTAGCAGCTAGTCCTGTTCGAGAATTGAATGATGCAGATAGCATTATTTGCTCTGTTGGTAGTTGCAGCATCAGCAGTGACAACTCAAGTGAGATGCCCTGTGATGTGTCTGGTGGTGTGACTGATCAAATTGCTGGTCACTTCTGTGATGATCGATCACCTCATCAATCGGGATACGAAGGACATTGTCTCCCTACCAATGAAGAATTGGCAGCTGAAATCCATAG GCTGGTTAAGATCGAGATCGGAGTCTTCTCGATGCCAAGCGATGGCGAATGCTCGAAAGGTTATACTTTAAACCTTTCAATCACTTTGTATATTCAACTTGGTATACAAAACCAACTGCATAACCACCACAGTCCACGACAGATATTTGGCTTCATATAG
- the LOC101213700 gene encoding uncharacterized protein LOC101213700 isoform X1, giving the protein MMKFKKGSKLKILSKKKVPLGTQCSMEALRSNGPNYIAGHVKSKGVDNHAMVKQVSENVIMPCHTHLDLSGAWAPGDVVEVFDNNSWKLATVSEVLGKMHILVRLLGSSQEFKVRKTDIRARQSWKDDDTAWVMVGKGSKNFNGGELHANLILNHSHDSTSQVQKTNSRTTLWKKDDCSAIRNQNVQDNYNVKILKRSTDCSSRAIYGANHKVRLIEKEGRYVKVVVANPTELPKLQVDPVSYPRDSLGERQRAASLNHRLGGYLELDIKGKELAASPVRELNDADSIICSVGSCSISSDNSSEMPCDVSGGVTDQIAGHFCDDRSPHQSGYEGHCLPTNEELAAEIHRLELQAYRCTIEALHASGPLSWDQEVLITNLRLSLNISNDEHLMQLKYLISADTSIPIK; this is encoded by the exons ATgatgaaattcaaaaaagggagtaagttgaaaatattgagCAAAAAGAAGGTGCCTTTAGGAACACAATGTTCTATGGAAGCATTAAGAAGCAATGGCCCCAACTATATAGCTGGACATGTTAAGTCTAAGGGTGTCGACAACCATGCTATGGTGAAGCAGGTGTCTGAAAATGTCATCATGCCCTGCCACACTCATTTAGACCTTTCAGGGGCTTGGGCTCCGGGTGATGTTGTAGAGGTGTTTGATAACAACTCATGGAAATTGGCCACAGTCTCTGAGGTTTTGGGGAAAATGCACATTCTTGTCAGATTACTTGGATCCTCTCAGGAGTTTAAAGTCAGGAAAACCGATATTCGGGCTAGACAATCATGGAAAGATGATGATACTGCATGGGTTATGGTTGGAAAG GgaagtaaaaattttaatggaGGGGAGCTCCATGCCAATCTAATTTTGAACCACAGTCACGATTCAACCTCTCAAGTTCAGAAGACAAACTCAAGGACAACTCTGTGGAAAAAAGATGACTGTTCTGCTATTAGGAACCAAAATGTTCAAGATAACTACAATGTGAAAATTCTGAAGAGATCAACTGATTGCTCGTCTAGAGCAATTTATGGAGCTAACCATAAAGTTAGATTGATTGAGAAAGAGGGCAGATATGTTAAGGTGGTTGTTGCAAATCCAACTGAGTTACCTAAACTGCAGGTTGATCCTGTTTCTTATCCTAGAGATTCTCTGGGTGAAAGACAGAGGGCTGCATCGCTGAATCACCGACTGGGTGGGTATTTGGAATTGGATATCAAGGGTAAGGAACTAGCAGCTAGTCCTGTTCGAGAATTGAATGATGCAGATAGCATTATTTGCTCTGTTGGTAGTTGCAGCATCAGCAGTGACAACTCAAGTGAGATGCCCTGTGATGTGTCTGGTGGTGTGACTGATCAAATTGCTGGTCACTTCTGTGATGATCGATCACCTCATCAATCGGGATACGAAGGACATTGTCTCCCTACCAATGAAGAATTGGCAGCTGAAATCCATAGGTTAGAGTTACAAGCCTACCGTTGCACTATTGAGGCATTGCATGCATCAGGACCTTTGAGTTGGGATCAAGAAGTATTGATCACAAATCTTCGACTTTCGCTTAACATATCAAATGATGAACATTTAATGCagctaaaatatttaatttctgcAGATACCAGTATTCCAATTAAATGA
- the LOC101213700 gene encoding uncharacterized protein LOC101213700 isoform X3, protein MMKFKKGSKLKILSKKKVPLGTQCSMEALRSNGPNYIAGHVKSKGVDNHAMVKQVSENVIMPCHTHLDLSGAWAPGDVVEVFDNNSWKLATVSEVLGKMHILVRLLGSSQEFKVRKTDIRARQSWKDDDTAWVMVGKGSKNFNGGELHANLILNHSHDSTSQVQKTNSRTTLWKKDDCSAIRNQNVQDNYNVKILKRSTDCSSRAIYGANHKVRLIEKEGRYVKVVVANPTELPKLQVDPVSYPRDSLGERQRAASLNHRLGGYLELDIKGKELAASPVRELNDADSIICSVGSCSISSDNSSEMPCDVSGGVTDQIAGHFCDDRSPHQSGYEGHCLPTNEELAAEIHRLVKIEIGVFSMPSDGECSKVF, encoded by the exons ATgatgaaattcaaaaaagggagtaagttgaaaatattgagCAAAAAGAAGGTGCCTTTAGGAACACAATGTTCTATGGAAGCATTAAGAAGCAATGGCCCCAACTATATAGCTGGACATGTTAAGTCTAAGGGTGTCGACAACCATGCTATGGTGAAGCAGGTGTCTGAAAATGTCATCATGCCCTGCCACACTCATTTAGACCTTTCAGGGGCTTGGGCTCCGGGTGATGTTGTAGAGGTGTTTGATAACAACTCATGGAAATTGGCCACAGTCTCTGAGGTTTTGGGGAAAATGCACATTCTTGTCAGATTACTTGGATCCTCTCAGGAGTTTAAAGTCAGGAAAACCGATATTCGGGCTAGACAATCATGGAAAGATGATGATACTGCATGGGTTATGGTTGGAAAG GgaagtaaaaattttaatggaGGGGAGCTCCATGCCAATCTAATTTTGAACCACAGTCACGATTCAACCTCTCAAGTTCAGAAGACAAACTCAAGGACAACTCTGTGGAAAAAAGATGACTGTTCTGCTATTAGGAACCAAAATGTTCAAGATAACTACAATGTGAAAATTCTGAAGAGATCAACTGATTGCTCGTCTAGAGCAATTTATGGAGCTAACCATAAAGTTAGATTGATTGAGAAAGAGGGCAGATATGTTAAGGTGGTTGTTGCAAATCCAACTGAGTTACCTAAACTGCAGGTTGATCCTGTTTCTTATCCTAGAGATTCTCTGGGTGAAAGACAGAGGGCTGCATCGCTGAATCACCGACTGGGTGGGTATTTGGAATTGGATATCAAGGGTAAGGAACTAGCAGCTAGTCCTGTTCGAGAATTGAATGATGCAGATAGCATTATTTGCTCTGTTGGTAGTTGCAGCATCAGCAGTGACAACTCAAGTGAGATGCCCTGTGATGTGTCTGGTGGTGTGACTGATCAAATTGCTGGTCACTTCTGTGATGATCGATCACCTCATCAATCGGGATACGAAGGACATTGTCTCCCTACCAATGAAGAATTGGCAGCTGAAATCCATAG GCTGGTTAAGATCGAGATCGGAGTCTTCTCGATGCCAAGCGATGGCGAATGCTCGAAAG TGTTTTGA
- the LOC101213466 gene encoding cytochrome P450 734A1 has product MYYPFLKREKIIIMKEVKIESPAWSATVVTIVVLLIFIITAKVGLVLWWKPKKIEKHFDRQGIKGPPYRFFIGNFKELVSLMLAASSHPMPNFSHNILPRVLSFYHHWKKIYGSTFLIWFGPIVRVAVSDPDMIREIFATNSHFYEKNEAHPLVKQLEGDGLLTLTGQKWALHRKIISPTFHVDNLKLLIPLVEESVVEMVEKWWSMAESMDSGEVEIDVYDWFQTLTEDVITKTAFGSSYEDGKAIFKLQTQQMILASQAFQKVFIPGYRFLPTRTNINSWKLDREIKKSLMKLIEGRKRNLEKKNWGMNEKRPKDLLGLMIQASLLNNNNNNNSSITVHDIVEECKSFFFAGKQTTSNLLTWTTVLLAMHPQWQIQARDEVFNVCGPRALPSKHDVSNFKILSMILNESLRLYPPTVATIRRAKTDVELAGRMIPRGTEFLIPIIAVHHDQTIWGNDASEFNPGRFSEGVSKAANHPAGFIPFGLGVRTCIGQNLALLEAKLTLAIILQRFTFRLAPTYQHAPTVLMLLYPQYGAPIIFQKIPIN; this is encoded by the exons ATGTATTACCCATTTCtcaagagagaaaaaataataataatgaaggaGGTGAAGATTGAATCTCCGGCATGGTCCGCCACGGTGGTGACGATTGTGGTGTTGTTGATCTTCATTATAACTGCGAAAGTTGGTTTGGTTTTATGGtggaaaccaaaaaaaatagaaaaacactTTGATAGACAAGGAATTAAAGGCCCTCCTTATCGTTTCTTCATTGGTAATTTCAAAGAACTCGTTTCTTTGATGCTCGCTGCTTCTTCCCATCCAATGCccaatttctctcataatATTCTCCCTCGagttctctctttttatcatcattggaagaaaatttaCG GTTCCACTTTTCTAATTTGGTTTGGACCTATTGTTCGAGTCGCTGTCTCTGACCCAGACATGATCCGAGAAATCTTCGCCACAAATTCCCACTTCTACGAGAAAAACGAAGCTCATCCTCTTGTTAAACAGCTTGAAGGCGATGGTCTCCTCACTCTCACTGGCCAAAAATGGGCTCTCCATCGCAAAATCATATCTCCCACTTTCCATGTGGATAATCTGAAA TTGTTGATTCCGTTGGTGGAAGAGAGTGTGGTGGAAATGGTGGAGAAATGGTGGTCGATGGCGGAGAGTATGGACTCGGGTGAAGTGGAGATCGATGTTTACGATTGGTTCCAAACCCTAACGGAAGATGTTATTACTAAAACAGCATTTGGAAGTAGCTACGAAGATGGTAAAGCTATATTTAAGCTTCAAACTCAACAAATGATATTAGCTTCACAAGCTTTTCAAAAGGTCTTCATTCCTGGCTATag ATTTCTACCGACAAGAACGAATATAAATTCATGGAAATTAGACAgggaaataaagaaatcattGATGAAATTAATCGAGGGACGAAAAAGgaatttagagaaaaagaattggGGGATGAATGAAAAAAGACCAAAAGATTTGTTAGGGTTGATGATTCAAGCTTCTTtgttaaacaacaacaacaataataattccTCCATTACTGTCCACGACATCGTTGAAGAGTGCAAAAGCTTCTTCTTTGCTGGCAAACAAACTACTTCCAATTTGCTGACGTGGACTACTGTCTTGCTGGCAATGCATCCACAGTGGCAAATCCAGGCACGTGACGAGGTCTTTAACGTCTGCGGTCCACGTGCCCTCCCTTCTAAACATGACGTCTCTAACTTTAAAATC CTAAGCATGATACTAAATGAATCCTTACGATTATACCCACCCACGGTGGCAACTATCCGACGTGCAAAGACTGACGTGGAGCTAGCGGGACGAATGATCCCACGCGGGACCGAGTTTTTGATCCCAATCATAGCCGTTCATCACGATCAAACCATATGGGGGAACGACGCAAGCGAGTTCAACCCAGGGCGGTTCTCTGAAGGAGTGAGCAAAGCCGCAAATCACCCCGCCGGGTTCATTCCATTTGGACTCGGTGTCCGTACATGCATTGGTCAAAATCTAGCCCTTTTGGAAGCAAAATTAACCCTCGCAATTATACTCCAACGCTTCACATTTCGTTTGGCTCCCACTTATCAACATGCACCCACGGTCCTGATGCTTCTTTATCCACAGTATGGGGCCcccattatttttcagaaGATACCCATAAATTAA
- the LOC101210794 gene encoding protein arginine N-methyltransferase PRMT10 — MGSSSNGLGDRSAATNGALQVDKGVDFAQYFCTYAFLYHQKEMLCDRVRMDAYFNAIFKNKHHFEGKTVLDVGTGSGILAIWSAQAGARKVYAVEATRMSEHARALIKANNLQHIIDVIEGSMEDVVLPEKVDVIISEWMGYFLLRESMFDSVIYARDHWLKPCGVMYPSHARMWVAPIRSKLGDQKMNDYEGAMDDWYNFVADTKTDYGVDMSVLTKPFSEEQRKYYLQTSLWNNLHPQQIIGTAAVIKDIDCLTATVEEILEVKSSFLSTINSENTRFCGYGGWFDVHFRGRNEDPAQLEIELTTAPSVSNGTHWGQQVFLLHPPIWVSEGDELKVSFFMKRSNENHRLMEVEFGCEINQPSGKLHQQPFTNKFYIE, encoded by the exons ATGGGAAGCTCCTCAAACGGCCTCGGGGACCGGAGCGCCGCCACCAATGGTGCCCTGCAGGTCGATAAGGGCGTCGATTTTGCTCAGTATTTCTGCACTTACGCCTTTCTCTATCACCAGAAGGAGATGCTCTGTGACCGAGTTCGCATGGACGCTTACTTTAATGCCATTTTTAAGAACAAGCATCACTTTGAAGGAAAG ACTGTATTAGATGTGGGAACCGGGAGTGGGATTCTAGCTATTTGGTCAGCACAGGCGGGTGCAAGAAAGGTATATGCAGTGGAAGCAACTAGGATGTCCGAACATGCCCGTGCACTCATTAAGGCAAACAACCTTCAGCACATAATTGATGTAATTGAGGGATCTATGGAGGATGTTGTCCTTCCAGAGAAAG TTGATGTCATTATATCGGAGTGGATGGGATATTTTCTCTTGCGGGAATCTATGTTTGACTCCGTCATTTATGCACGTGACCACTGGTTGAAGCCATGCGGGGTGAT GTATCCTAGTCATGCACGCATGTGGGTGGCACCAATTAGGTCTAAACTGGGAGatcaaaaaatgaatgattacGAAGGAGCAATGGATGATTGGTACAATTTTGTTGCTGATACCAAAACGGATTATGGAGTTGACATGTCTGTTTTAACAAAACCATTCTCTGAAGAGCAAAGAAAATACTATCTTCAG ACATCACTGTGGAACAACCTTCATCCACAACAAATTATCGGGACAGCAGCTGTTATAAAGGACATTGATTGTTTGACTGCTACCGTTGAAGAGATTCTTGAAGTCAAATCAAGCTTTTTGTCAACAATCAACTCAGAGAACACACGGTTTTGTGGATATGGTGGATGGTTCGATGTCCATTTTCGA GGAAGAAATGAGGATCCAGCTCAATTGGAGATTGAGTTGACAACTGCTCCCAGCGTTAGTAATGGCACACACTGGGGACAACAG GTCTTCCTCTTGCATCCTCCCATTTGGGTCAGTGAAGGAGATGAATTGAAGGTTTCCTTCTTTATGAAGCGCTCTAATGAAAATCATCGGCTAATGGAGGTTGAGTTTGGCTGTGAAATCAACCAACCTTCTGGCAAGCTGCATCAACAGCCATTCACAAATAAGTTTTACATTGAGTGA